One Streptomyces sp. NBC_00554 DNA segment encodes these proteins:
- a CDS encoding GMC family oxidoreductase: protein MNPDEFDYVVVGGGTAGNVVAARLSEDPSVTVCVLEAGPSDVGDDDVMKLERWMGLLESGYDWDYPVEPQASGNSFMRHARAKVLGGCSSHNSCIAFWAPAEDLDGWAAAGCTGWSAAELFPLYQRLESNDAPGDHHGRTGPVKLRTLKGEDPCGTALLEACAQAGIPTTGFNTGKTVIRGANWFQINSDENNIRQSSSVAYLHPIIGKRPNLEVRTGVRAKKLVLEGRRCVGADYLDPDLIHTRTVRARREVIVSCGSIDTPKLLMLSGIGPAEQLREVGVEVVVDSAGVGENLQDHPEGVIMWDAKQPMPTTSSQWWEAGIFYDTEPGLDRPDLMFHYGSVPFDMNTARWGYPTSENAFCLTPNVTRAKSRGTVRLRTRDYRDKPMVDPRYFTHEHDVRVMTYGLKLARKIASQPALSGWAGAELAPGPDVRTDDELLDYIHKTHNTVYHPSCTVKMGADDDTSAPLDARLRVKGIEGLRVADGSVMPDLISVNPCITTMMIGEKCADLLKEDA from the coding sequence ATGAACCCAGATGAGTTCGACTACGTCGTGGTCGGCGGCGGCACCGCCGGCAACGTGGTCGCGGCCAGGCTCTCCGAGGACCCGTCCGTCACGGTGTGCGTGCTGGAGGCGGGACCGAGCGACGTCGGCGACGACGACGTGATGAAACTGGAGCGCTGGATGGGCCTCCTTGAGTCCGGCTACGACTGGGACTATCCGGTCGAGCCGCAGGCCAGCGGCAACAGCTTTATGCGGCACGCCCGCGCCAAGGTCCTCGGCGGCTGTTCCTCGCACAACTCCTGTATCGCCTTCTGGGCGCCCGCCGAAGACCTGGACGGCTGGGCGGCGGCGGGCTGTACGGGGTGGAGTGCGGCCGAACTCTTCCCGCTCTACCAGCGGTTGGAGTCGAACGACGCTCCCGGCGACCACCACGGCCGCACCGGCCCGGTGAAACTGCGCACGCTGAAGGGCGAAGACCCCTGTGGCACCGCCCTGTTGGAGGCGTGCGCGCAGGCGGGCATCCCCACCACCGGTTTCAACACCGGCAAGACCGTGATCCGCGGAGCCAACTGGTTCCAGATCAACTCCGACGAGAACAACATCCGCCAGTCCTCGTCGGTGGCCTACCTCCACCCGATCATCGGGAAACGGCCCAACCTGGAGGTACGCACCGGGGTCCGGGCCAAGAAGCTCGTCCTCGAAGGCCGTCGCTGCGTCGGCGCCGATTACCTGGACCCGGACCTGATCCACACCCGGACGGTACGCGCCCGCCGCGAGGTCATCGTGTCCTGCGGCTCCATCGACACGCCCAAACTGCTGATGCTGTCGGGCATCGGACCCGCCGAGCAGCTGCGGGAGGTCGGGGTCGAGGTGGTGGTGGACTCGGCGGGCGTCGGCGAGAACCTCCAGGACCACCCGGAGGGCGTCATCATGTGGGACGCCAAGCAGCCCATGCCCACCACGTCCAGCCAGTGGTGGGAGGCGGGCATCTTCTACGACACCGAACCGGGCCTGGACCGCCCGGACTTGATGTTCCACTACGGCTCGGTGCCGTTCGACATGAACACCGCGCGGTGGGGCTATCCGACGTCCGAGAACGCGTTCTGCCTCACCCCGAACGTGACCCGCGCCAAGTCACGCGGCACCGTCCGGCTGCGCACCCGCGACTACCGGGACAAGCCGATGGTCGACCCGCGCTACTTCACGCACGAGCACGACGTGCGCGTGATGACGTACGGCCTGAAGCTGGCGCGGAAGATCGCGTCACAGCCCGCACTGAGCGGCTGGGCGGGCGCGGAGCTGGCACCCGGCCCGGACGTCCGGACGGACGACGAGCTGCTCGACTACATCCACAAGACCCACAACACCGTCTACCACCCGTCCTGCACCGTGAAGATGGGCGCGGACGACGACACGTCCGCCCCGCTCGACGCGCGGCTGCGGGTCAAGGGGATCGAGGGTCTGCGGGTCGCGGACGGCTCGGTGATGCCGGACCTCATCTCCGTCAATCCGTGCATCACGACGATGATGATCGGCGAGAAGTGTGCGGACCTTCTGAAGGAGGATGCGTAA
- a CDS encoding GntR family transcriptional regulator: protein MAELTGLADDRALLGRTSTAERVSDILRSRIAEGYFPPGTRLSEDSIGGALGVSRNTLREAFRLLTHERLLVHELNRGVFVRVLTVEDVEDIYRTRSLVECAVVRGLGEPPYAVDGLATAVANGRRSAGEGDWTGVSTANIHFHRELVALAGSARTDELMRSVFAELRLAFHVVDDPRRLHEPYLVRNREILQTLQKGDRDGAERLLAVYLDDSLKGLVAMYGRRVADGAQGTG, encoded by the coding sequence ATGGCAGAGCTGACGGGACTGGCCGACGATCGCGCCCTGCTGGGCCGCACCAGCACCGCCGAGCGGGTCTCGGACATCCTCAGGAGCCGTATCGCGGAGGGGTACTTCCCGCCCGGCACACGGCTGTCCGAGGACAGCATCGGCGGGGCTCTGGGCGTCTCGCGCAACACGCTGCGCGAGGCGTTCCGGCTGCTCACGCACGAGCGGCTGCTCGTCCACGAGCTCAATCGCGGGGTCTTCGTGCGGGTCCTGACCGTCGAGGACGTCGAGGACATCTACCGCACACGCTCCCTCGTCGAGTGCGCCGTGGTCCGGGGTCTCGGTGAGCCGCCGTACGCCGTGGACGGCCTCGCGACGGCTGTGGCGAACGGACGGCGGTCGGCGGGCGAAGGTGACTGGACGGGCGTCTCGACGGCCAACATCCACTTCCACCGGGAGCTCGTCGCGCTCGCCGGGAGCGCCCGCACCGACGAGCTGATGCGCAGCGTCTTCGCCGAACTGCGCCTGGCGTTCCACGTGGTGGACGACCCGCGGCGGCTGCACGAGCCGTACCTCGTGCGCAACCGCGAGATCCTCCAGACCCTCCAGAAGGGCGACCGGGACGGGGCCGAGCGGCTGCTCGCGGTCTATCTCGACGACTCGCTCAAGGGACTTGTGGCGATGTACGGGCGGCGGGTGGCCGACGGGGCGCAGGGGACCGGCTGA
- a CDS encoding APC family permease → MTTTAQPPEQHEDDSELAEFGYKPELKRTLGNFHTFAAGISYISILTGTFQLFYFGYGTGGPAYWWSWPMVFIGQFMVALCFAELAARYPVAGSVYNWSKKVGNPHIGWLAGWTMLLASIVSIAAVALAYQLTLPQISSVFQFVGDGTGKYDVATNAVLLASVLIVFTTLVNALGVKLMARINTAGVFIELIATVVLIILFAVHITRGPQVVMETNGTGEGVPGGYFGAFLIASLASAYVMYGFDTAASLGEESVDPSRNAPRAILRAIIASFVLGGLVLLFALMSVSNLKGEQLSTDGLQYIVLDVLGEDAGKAMLWCVFIAVTVCALAVHTAAIRLAFAMARDNNLPAASKLAKVNPRFQTPVLPAVIIGILALAILVVNIRQPQIFTVVTSIGIIMIYLAYLGVTVPMLVARLRGQWQPAGDGKFSLGRWGLPVNILAVLWGTAMTINLLWPRAAVYNATAPFHWYLKWGALLFVGIVMGGGFAYYWFVQRHRTGVLTEHQLAQPASAPPEDASATE, encoded by the coding sequence ATGACCACCACGGCTCAGCCACCCGAGCAACACGAGGACGACTCGGAACTGGCCGAGTTCGGGTACAAACCCGAACTCAAGCGCACCCTCGGCAACTTCCACACCTTCGCCGCAGGCATCAGCTACATCTCCATCCTCACCGGCACCTTCCAACTCTTCTACTTCGGCTACGGCACCGGCGGACCCGCCTACTGGTGGTCCTGGCCGATGGTCTTCATCGGCCAGTTCATGGTCGCGCTGTGCTTCGCCGAACTCGCCGCCCGCTACCCCGTGGCCGGCTCCGTCTACAACTGGTCGAAGAAGGTGGGAAACCCGCATATCGGCTGGCTGGCGGGCTGGACGATGCTGCTCGCCTCGATCGTGTCGATCGCCGCCGTGGCCCTTGCCTATCAGCTGACGCTTCCTCAGATCTCTTCCGTGTTCCAGTTCGTGGGCGATGGCACGGGCAAGTACGACGTCGCCACCAACGCCGTGCTGCTGGCCTCCGTACTCATCGTCTTCACCACCCTGGTGAATGCCCTCGGCGTGAAGCTGATGGCCAGAATCAACACGGCGGGCGTCTTCATCGAGCTGATCGCGACCGTCGTACTGATCATTCTGTTCGCGGTGCACATCACTCGCGGTCCGCAGGTCGTCATGGAGACGAACGGCACGGGAGAGGGCGTGCCCGGCGGCTACTTCGGCGCGTTCCTGATCGCGTCGCTGGCGTCCGCGTACGTGATGTACGGCTTCGACACGGCCGCGTCGCTCGGTGAGGAGTCCGTCGACCCCTCGCGCAACGCGCCGCGCGCCATCCTCCGCGCCATCATCGCCTCGTTCGTGCTCGGCGGACTCGTCCTGCTGTTCGCCCTGATGAGCGTCTCGAACCTGAAGGGCGAGCAGCTGTCCACGGACGGCCTGCAGTACATCGTCCTGGACGTGCTCGGTGAGGACGCGGGCAAGGCCATGCTGTGGTGCGTGTTCATCGCGGTCACGGTGTGTGCCCTGGCCGTGCACACGGCGGCGATCCGGCTGGCCTTCGCGATGGCCCGCGACAACAACCTGCCTGCCGCGTCCAAGCTGGCCAAGGTCAACCCGCGGTTCCAGACCCCGGTGCTGCCCGCGGTCATCATCGGCATACTGGCGCTGGCGATCCTGGTGGTCAACATCCGCCAGCCGCAGATCTTCACCGTGGTCACCAGCATCGGCATCATCATGATCTACCTCGCGTACCTGGGGGTCACCGTGCCCATGCTGGTCGCCAGGCTGCGTGGCCAGTGGCAGCCCGCGGGCGACGGCAAGTTCTCGCTCGGCCGCTGGGGACTGCCCGTCAACATCCTCGCGGTGCTGTGGGGCACGGCCATGACGATCAACCTGCTCTGGCCGCGCGCCGCGGTCTACAACGCGACCGCCCCCTTCCACTGGTATCTGAAATGGGGCGCCCTCCTCTTCGTCGGCATCGTGATGGGAGGCGGCTTCGCCTACTACTGGTTCGTGCAGCGGCACCGGACCGGGGTGCTCACCGAGCACCAGCTGGCGCAGCCCGCGTCGGCACCGCCCGAGGACGCTTCGGCAACCGAGTAG